The Prochlorococcus sp. MIT 0801 genomic sequence CAGCATGCAAGAATTTTTATCAGTCTTTTTGGTGAAGAGAAAAAAAAGGATGAAGTATTAGTTGGTTTAGAGGAAGCAAAGGGATTTATTCGTGCTGAGCTTGCTCAAAGACTTCAAATGAGAAGATCTCCTGAGCTTGTATTTAAGATTGATAAAGGTATGACAAAAGGTCCTGCAGTTTTAGATCTTCTCAATGCATTAGAACTTGAACGTAAAAGTAAAGACTTATAGATCAATCCAAATTCTTGATGAATAAATCTGATCTTAGAAGACAAGTAGCTGAATTATTTGTAGTTCGAGCAAGTGGATTTAATCTTGATTCGCAACGTCTATACCCTAACTTAGAGGAATCTAATTCAAATCTAAAAAGACTTTTAGAAGAAGGTGTTGGTGGAGTTATTCTTCTAGGAGGAACTGTAAAAGAATTAGAAATTCGTTGCAATATCTTGAAAAAATGGTCTGGTAAACCTCTTCTTTTATGTGCTGATATTGAGGAAGGTGTTGGTCAAAGATTTTATGGAGGAACAAAGTTTGTTCCTCCAATGGGTATTGCTCAGATTTATAAAAAAGATCAAACTTTAGCAATTTCTATTGCTGAGAAGATTGGTTATTTTACTGGTAAAGAAGCAAAAAAAATTGGTTTAAATTGGCTATTAGCCCCAGTCTGTGATATCAATAACAATCCAAATAACCCAGTTATAAATCTAAGAGCTTGGGGGGAAGAGCCTGAAACAGTAAAAAGTTTAACTTGTGCTTTTCAGCGGGGTGTTTCTAGATCAAAAATGCTAACTTGTGCAAAACATTTTCCTGGGCATGGAAATTCCGAAGTTGACTCTCACTTGGATCTGCCAGAAATACATAATGACTTATCTAAATTAGAGAAATTTGAGTTAATTCCATTTAAGTCTTTAATCAATCAAGGAGTAAATAGTGTCATGATCGGGCATTTACTTTTTCCAAAGATTGATCCTATTTTTCCTGCAACACTTTCAAAAAGAGTGGTTACTGATTTGTTACGTATCAAATTTAAATTCGATGGTTTAGTAGTCAGTGATGCCTTAGTTATGAATGCAATTACAAATAAATATAGTAGTGGTAAGGCTGCAGTTATGGCATTTGATGCAGGAATTGATTTGATTATGATGCCAAAAGATATTGATGAGGCAATTGATTCTCTTACCGATGCTTTTTATTCAGGAAAAATTTCTTTAGAAAGGTTAAATGTATCTAGAGAAAGAAGAAAAAAACAACTTGATTTAGTTAGAAATGAGGAGGATTTTAAAAAAGAAGATTTGAACAATGAAGATATTAAAAATAAATTTTTATTGGATGCCTCTAAGTTTAGTAATTCTATAATAAAAAGTTCAATTTTTGTACGAGAAGAAAGTACTATAAAAGCTGAATTTAATGATATAAATCTTATACAAATTGATAATTTTGATCAAGTGTCTAACAAATTTTTTCCTGCATTAGATTTACCTAAGGCAGTAGGTTTTAAAAATTTAATTATACATCCACTTGGTATCAGTCCGTGGGGAAAAACTAATAAAAGATTTTTAGAATCGGGACAATTTGGTAATAGTAAAATTCTTGCTCAGCTTTTTGTGAGAGGTAAACCATTTGTTGGATTAGATTATCATAATGATCATTGGATAGACGCTTTAAAAAATTTGGAAATTGAGAAAAGATTATCGGGAATTATTATATACGGATGTCCATATTTATATGATAAAATAAAAAAAAATATTCAATATACTACTCCTTTGGCTTACAGTCCTAGCCAAACAGAAGAAGCACAAAATGAAATTTTAAGTCGTATTTTACAATCAAAAACAACTCAAAAGGAAATTGATAAAGAATCAAGCATAGAATTTACTGATTGAAAATTCTTTAATTGAGAATTTTGTATTTAAGAAAAATCCTATTATTGTTTAAATGACTGCATCGTTTTTCTTTAGACTTCTTACGAATGAAGCATACAAAAATGGCTTTAACCGACAAGAAGATAATTATTACTCGTGCCCAAGAACAGACTTCAGAGGCTCGTGAGATCTTTAGGGAGATTGGGGCTGAGGTATTCGATCTTCCTTCATTAGTTATTGGACCTCCTGATGACTGGGCTCCTTTGGATGATGCTTTAAAGAAAATCTCAACCTTTGATTGGATTATCTTTTCTAGCGCAAATGGTGTTAGAAATGTTGAAGATAGAATGAGAGAAATTGGATTATCTTTGTCGAAAATTTCTAAGACTATTCAAATTGCTGCTGTAGGAAGAAAAACAGCTTCTTTGTTATCAGATATGGATGCAGAGATTAGTTTTGTTCCTCCTAGTTTTGTTGCAGATAGCTTGCTTGACTATTTCCCTCAGAATCAAAAAGGTTTAAAATTATTTATTCCTAGAGTACAAACCGGCGGCAGATCAATATTATCTGACTCTTTCAGATTAAAAGGAGCAGAGGTTACTGAAGTAGCTGCTTATGAATCTTCTTGTCCTAAATATATACCTCAAAAGACTATAGAAGCTTTGAAGAGTGGAGAAATAGATATTATTGCTTTTACTAGTGGTAAAACAGTAATAAATACTGTTAGCTTATTTAATAAATACTTTGGTGGAAATTGGTTTAAATTGATTGAAAAGATCAAACTTGTTTCGATTGGACCTCAAACAACTATTAGTTGTAAAAAACTTATTAGAAAACCTGATGAAGAGGCTGAACCACATGATCTAGAAGGATTATTAAAAGCTTGCTTAGAGCTAAAATTTAATTAAATTCAAGCTGATTTTTCTACGAGTTCTTTAAACCCGTCAAGATTTTTCTGTAATTCTTTTGTGACCATCCCTCCAAGAATATTTGCTTTCATTAGATTTGCTAAAACTTGAGGCAATTCATAAGATATTTTTAATTTAACTACAGTTTTAGAGCTCTCTTCATTATAAAACCGTACTGAACCCTTAGTAGGTAAACCACCAACTGATTTCCATTCCAATTTCTCTGCTTCTACTCTTTCCATGATTTGAGCTTTCCATTTAAAACGAAAGCCATTAGCTGCAAGTGTCCACTCTGTTAAATCAGGAAGTGTAGAGGTTTTTTGATCGACTGCCTTAACCGACTCAATCCAAGTCATCCACAAAGGCATCGAATCTAAATCACTCCAAAACTTCCAAACAAGTTCAACTGGAGCATGAATTTCACTTATCACTGTGTGATCAAGCCACTTTCCCATTTCTTAAGCAACCGAAGAATTTTTTGCTAGTGAAACAGACTTTGAGAGCATTGCTGAAGCAGCAAGATGTCCGCTCATTGTTGCTCCTTCCATAGAGTCAATGTAGTCCTGTTTTGTGTAACTGCCTGCTAAGAAGAAATTACTAAAAGAAGTTTTTTGATCTGGTCTATATGGCTCCATTCCAGGAGCCTCTCTGTAGAGAGAATGAGAAACCTTGACCACATTGCTCCACAAAAGCTTTAAATCTCTTGAAGAAGGGAAAAGTGACCTAACTTGTAAATCAGTATGTTTTACAAGTTCATCAGAGGATTTGGTGATCCATGGATCTCCAGGGGTTAAAACGCATTGCAGTAAAGAGCCCTGACCTTCTTTCTTATAGTCTTCTGGGCTTGATAAGGCTAAATCTGCAAAACAACTAAAATCAGCATCGGCTGTGTATAACAAGTTGTCTAAACCAGATGGATTGTTTAGGTTTTTTTGAGCTTGTTTATTATTGATCTCTGTTACCCAGCCATCATATCTAAGTTGTACAGTCGCGACTGGGACAGCATCAAGCTTAAAAAGTAAGTCGAACTCTTTAAAACGTCTCCATGATCTAGGAATTATTCTTTTTATACCAGACACATCGCATGCAGCTAGATATTTGTCTGCTTGAATTTTTTTTTCACCCTCGGGAGTTTGGAGAGTTATTCCAGTAACAGATGGATGATCAGAGTCATCTGAATGAATTTCTTTAACAATATTTTCTAAGTGAAGTCTTCCGCCTCTTTGTTCAATGTAATCAAGTATTGGCTTAGTTAGCCATTTGTGGGGTGATCCCTTCAATAGGTTGAGCTTGGATGCCTCTGTCTTAGAAGCGAACATCATAAAGATGGTAAGCATGCATCTTGCAGAAATGGCTTCACAATCAATGAATCCCAGCGCATATGCAATCGGATTCCACATCCTTTTGATACTATTTATGCTTCCTCCATGGTTCAGAAACCATTGTTGAAAGCTTATAGAATCTAGTGATCGTATTGTTTTCATCGCACCCTCGTAGTCAATCAGCCCTCTTACTATCGGACTTGTTCCAAGTGCAAGAGCATTCCTTAGTTTGTCAATCCAATTTAATTGAGGTGTAGTGAAGAAGGCTTTTAAGCCGTTAAAAGGAGCTCCCGCAAAAAATCTAAAATCAAGTGATTTAATGTCACCGCCCTTATTAACAAAAAGGTGAGTGTGGTCTTTTGGTAAAAGATTTTCAAACGCGCCTACTTTTCTCATTAATTCAAACAGATTTGCATAGTTGAAAAAGAAGACATGCAAACCCATCTCTATGTGATTGCCATCGGAATCTTCCCAGCTTCCAACTTTGCCTCCCATAAAAGGTTTTGCTTCGTATAGGTCGACGTCATGTCCTTCATCAACAAGGTCAACTGCAGCAGTTAATCCTGCTAAACCTGCACCTATTATTGCGATTTTCACTCGTTTAATTAGATGGATACACTAACTCTATGAATAAAAACTCTTTTTTGGCACTTTTAAAATCGAATATAATTAATAGAGTGTTATTAAAGTTCAGAAAAAACAATGAGTGAATCAAACGCACCGCCCACAATTCATAAAGCTCAAGGTGGCAAAGGAGTTCTTATTACCACTCCTGCTTTGGATCAGTTGTCTAGACTTTGCAAAGAACAAGGCTCAGGGAAATTACTGAGAGTAGGAGTACGTTCTGGAGGATGCAGTGGTATGAGTTACACAATGGACTTTGTGTCTGATGATGATATTCAGAAAGATGATGAAGTCTATGAATATTCAGTAGGCACAAGTTCTTTTAAAGTGATTTGTGATCCAAAGAGTCTTTTGTATATATATGGTATGCAGTTAGATTTCAGTACAGATTTAATTGGTGGAGGTTTTAACTTTACTAATCCCAATGCGTCACAAACTTGCGGCTGTGGAAGTTCCTTTGCAGTTTAACTTTAATTAAAAGAATTTTTAAATAACAATGGATCAACCAGATGAAAGCCTTTTTGAAGAAGCCCTAAATCGATATAAGGCTGGTTCACCAGCAGATGAATTGATTGAAGATTTTCAGAAAATAGCCTCTACTACTCCAAATAATGCTGCTGCATGGACATGCTTGTCTTGGTTGCAATTGTTATGTGACTCGCCTCAGGAAGCCTTGCGCTCTGCTCGGTATGCAGTGAAACTTAACGGTCAAGATCCGCAGTCAAGGATAAATTTGAGTCTTGCTTTGTTAGAAACTAATTCTAAAGGAGTTAGAGATCATATTGATTATGTCAAAAGAGCTATGCTAGTTCTTCCTGAATTAGAAAAAGAATTAAAAGAATCATTTGAAGATGGTCTTTCACGAAAGCCTGATTGGAAAACGTTACTGAAAATAAAAAATTGGTTAGACCTTTGATTTCTAATTAGATTCCAATAAAAATTTTAAGCTAATGTTGATTTGAAAGCCTCATTAATTGTGGGGAAATTGAATTTAAATTTGAGTTTATTTAATCTTTGAGTTTGTACGTTTTGTCCCTCTAAAACTACACGAGCTCCATCTCCTAAAATTAACTTCAATATTGGCCCAGGAACTGCGAAAAGACTTGGTCTGCCGAGTACTTGACCAAGTGAATTAGAGAACTCATTCATTCGTACAGGATTTGGTGCAACACCATTCACGACACCTGACCAAGCAGAATTTTTCACACTTTCGTTAATAAGATTACAAAGATCTGTTCTATGTATCCAGCTCATCCATTGTTTTCCATCTCCTATAGGACCTCCAAGACCAGCTCTAAAAATGGGGAGCATTTTCCCAAGTGCTCCGCCATCTTTAGCTAATACGATTCCAATTCTCACAATTAAAAGACGAGTCGCTCTAGGTTTGTTTTTTGCACTAGATTCCCATTCTTTGCATAGATTTGCTAGAAAATCATCACCTTGAATATTCTCTTCAGTGAATTCAGTTTGAGGATGTGAACCATAGAAACCAATAGCTGAGGCATTAATAAGAACTTTTGGGGGTTTTCTTAGATTCCGTAGGCTTTTAATCAGATTCTTTGTTGTCTCTATGCGACTATTTGTAATTTCTTTACAATGGTCGGTAGTCCATCTTTTTTCAGCAATCGGTTCGCCAGCAAGATTGATGACCCCTTCGCAGTTTTTAAGAGAGCTTTGAATTGCTTCTTTATCCCAAGACGAGGACTCAGCTGGATTCATTTGTATGAAATTGGTGTTTTGGTGATTAGCTATGGTTTTAAGTTTTTCTTTTGATTGTCTCGATATGATTGTGAGGCTATGTCCCTCCTTAATGAGCAAAGGAATTAATTCTCTTCCGATAAAACCAGTACATCCAGTAAGTAGTAATTTCATGATTTCTCTAATCAGTTTTGATCAGCTTAGAGGGATTTTGATTGACTTATGGTGTTGATCCATCAAGAATATTTGCGTTATGGAATTTGCAATTAATTAATGAAGCGATTTTTATCATTTTGTTTTAACTGCTATTCTTCATTTAAATATTTGAATTAAGTCATTAATCTTTTTTATTAATTATTTAAAATGTCTG encodes the following:
- a CDS encoding iron-sulfur cluster assembly accessory protein, which encodes MSESNAPPTIHKAQGGKGVLITTPALDQLSRLCKEQGSGKLLRVGVRSGGCSGMSYTMDFVSDDDIQKDDEVYEYSVGTSSFKVICDPKSLLYIYGMQLDFSTDLIGGGFNFTNPNASQTCGCGSSFAV
- a CDS encoding tetratricopeptide repeat protein produces the protein MDQPDESLFEEALNRYKAGSPADELIEDFQKIASTTPNNAAAWTCLSWLQLLCDSPQEALRSARYAVKLNGQDPQSRINLSLALLETNSKGVRDHIDYVKRAMLVLPELEKELKESFEDGLSRKPDWKTLLKIKNWLDL
- a CDS encoding uroporphyrinogen-III synthase, whose protein sequence is MKHTKMALTDKKIIITRAQEQTSEAREIFREIGAEVFDLPSLVIGPPDDWAPLDDALKKISTFDWIIFSSANGVRNVEDRMREIGLSLSKISKTIQIAAVGRKTASLLSDMDAEISFVPPSFVADSLLDYFPQNQKGLKLFIPRVQTGGRSILSDSFRLKGAEVTEVAAYESSCPKYIPQKTIEALKSGEIDIIAFTSGKTVINTVSLFNKYFGGNWFKLIEKIKLVSIGPQTTISCKKLIRKPDEEAEPHDLEGLLKACLELKFN
- a CDS encoding glycoside hydrolase family 3 N-terminal domain-containing protein produces the protein MNKSDLRRQVAELFVVRASGFNLDSQRLYPNLEESNSNLKRLLEEGVGGVILLGGTVKELEIRCNILKKWSGKPLLLCADIEEGVGQRFYGGTKFVPPMGIAQIYKKDQTLAISIAEKIGYFTGKEAKKIGLNWLLAPVCDINNNPNNPVINLRAWGEEPETVKSLTCAFQRGVSRSKMLTCAKHFPGHGNSEVDSHLDLPEIHNDLSKLEKFELIPFKSLINQGVNSVMIGHLLFPKIDPIFPATLSKRVVTDLLRIKFKFDGLVVSDALVMNAITNKYSSGKAAVMAFDAGIDLIMMPKDIDEAIDSLTDAFYSGKISLERLNVSRERRKKQLDLVRNEEDFKKEDLNNEDIKNKFLLDASKFSNSIIKSSIFVREESTIKAEFNDINLIQIDNFDQVSNKFFPALDLPKAVGFKNLIIHPLGISPWGKTNKRFLESGQFGNSKILAQLFVRGKPFVGLDYHNDHWIDALKNLEIEKRLSGIIIYGCPYLYDKIKKNIQYTTPLAYSPSQTEEAQNEILSRILQSKTTQKEIDKESSIEFTD
- the zds gene encoding 9,9'-di-cis-zeta-carotene desaturase translates to MKIAIIGAGLAGLTAAVDLVDEGHDVDLYEAKPFMGGKVGSWEDSDGNHIEMGLHVFFFNYANLFELMRKVGAFENLLPKDHTHLFVNKGGDIKSLDFRFFAGAPFNGLKAFFTTPQLNWIDKLRNALALGTSPIVRGLIDYEGAMKTIRSLDSISFQQWFLNHGGSINSIKRMWNPIAYALGFIDCEAISARCMLTIFMMFASKTEASKLNLLKGSPHKWLTKPILDYIEQRGGRLHLENIVKEIHSDDSDHPSVTGITLQTPEGEKKIQADKYLAACDVSGIKRIIPRSWRRFKEFDLLFKLDAVPVATVQLRYDGWVTEINNKQAQKNLNNPSGLDNLLYTADADFSCFADLALSSPEDYKKEGQGSLLQCVLTPGDPWITKSSDELVKHTDLQVRSLFPSSRDLKLLWSNVVKVSHSLYREAPGMEPYRPDQKTSFSNFFLAGSYTKQDYIDSMEGATMSGHLAASAMLSKSVSLAKNSSVA
- the rbfA gene encoding 30S ribosome-binding factor RbfA, with the protein product MANSRRVEKLAALLKREVSELLVNGIRDERIHQAMITITSVEVSGDLQHARIFISLFGEEKKKDEVLVGLEEAKGFIRAELAQRLQMRRSPELVFKIDKGMTKGPAVLDLLNALELERKSKDL
- a CDS encoding SRPBCC family protein, with translation MGKWLDHTVISEIHAPVELVWKFWSDLDSMPLWMTWIESVKAVDQKTSTLPDLTEWTLAANGFRFKWKAQIMERVEAEKLEWKSVGGLPTKGSVRFYNEESSKTVVKLKISYELPQVLANLMKANILGGMVTKELQKNLDGFKELVEKSA
- a CDS encoding TIGR01777 family oxidoreductase; the protein is MKLLLTGCTGFIGRELIPLLIKEGHSLTIISRQSKEKLKTIANHQNTNFIQMNPAESSSWDKEAIQSSLKNCEGVINLAGEPIAEKRWTTDHCKEITNSRIETTKNLIKSLRNLRKPPKVLINASAIGFYGSHPQTEFTEENIQGDDFLANLCKEWESSAKNKPRATRLLIVRIGIVLAKDGGALGKMLPIFRAGLGGPIGDGKQWMSWIHRTDLCNLINESVKNSAWSGVVNGVAPNPVRMNEFSNSLGQVLGRPSLFAVPGPILKLILGDGARVVLEGQNVQTQRLNKLKFKFNFPTINEAFKSTLA